A genome region from Polyodon spathula isolate WHYD16114869_AA chromosome 19, ASM1765450v1, whole genome shotgun sequence includes the following:
- the LOC121295017 gene encoding ankyrin repeat domain-containing protein 34C-like gives MDEATELRTDGNSLLKAVWLRRLRLTRLLLEGGAYINESNERGETPLMIACMSKHADQQSVSKAKMVKYLLDNKGDPNIQDKAGKSALMHACSERAGQEVVSLLLENGADPSLEDHSGASALVYAINADDKATLKHLLDACKAKGKEVIIITTDKSPSGTKTTKQYLNVPPSPEVEDRYSPVMCMSPSDIELKTSPSPNNDKQHESIFSFQTKRPSTNTTIAIAKPHNEQGSPTRKPCNPKRARLPQLKRLQSEPWGLIAPSVLAAAAAAAAHAEDSKRATSEEEVISGINGLSLPKRPPLSRHDSFECKEGGPTFPSVGDQFSKITSTLSAPASRKPSYEKSHSQHQPLARRSTVPADQDNVSISVSVPASLRDTVYRRRLGNDHYDSDSQLYSDSGSVSFDSGKAPLERRKHNTSPLTLLTSSRESLDSIPSTSPGAVRRRAPGLLERRGSGTILLDHISHTRPGCLPPLNVNPQPPIPDIGTCSKPSSPLTTCIRSIVPVAPSSPMRSDLKSKKKLVRRHSMQVEQMKQLTDLNTE, from the coding sequence ATGGATGAAGCAACGGAGCTGAGAACCGATGGGAACTCCCTTTTAAAAGCGGTGTGGCTGCGGAGGCTAAGGCTTACCAGGCTGCTTTTAGAAGGTGGTGCGTACATTAACGAAAGCAACGAACGAGGAGAAACCCCTCTTATGATAGCCTGCATGTCTAAACATGCGGACCAACAAAGTGTAAGCAAAGCCAAAATGGTTAAGTATCTGCTGGACAACAAAGGGGATCCAAATATCCAGGACAAGGCAGGCAAAAGTGCACTAATGCACGCCTGTAGCGAGAGAGCAGGCCAGGAGGTGGTGTCTTTGTTACTGGAGAATGGAGCGGATCCCAGTCTGGAAGACCACTCTGGAGCCTCAGCTCTTGTGTACGCCATCAATGCCGACGACAAAGCGACTCTGAAACACCTGCTTGATGCTTGCAAGGCTAAAGGCAAggaagttattatcataaccactGACAAGTCACCGTCAGGGACAAAAACCACCAAGCAATACCTTAATGTCCCACCATCGCCGGAAGTGGAGGACAGATATTCGCCAGTGATGTGCATGTCTCCCTCCGACATCGAACTGAAGACGTCCCCATCTCCAAACAACGACAAACAGCATGAAAGCATCTTCAGCTTCCAGACCAAAAGACCTAGCACCAATACCACCATTGCTATTGCCAAACCACACAACGAACAGGGCTCTCCCACTAGAAAGCCATGCAACCCCAAGCGGGCCAGGCTGCCCCAGTTGAAACGACTCCAGTCTGAGCCCTGGGGTTTGATTGCACCCTCTGttttagctgctgctgctgctgctgctgcacatgCAGAAGATTCCAAGAGAGCCACGTCAGAGGAAGAGGTCATTTCAGGCATCAATGGGCTGTCACTTCCCAAACGGCCACCTTTATCGCGACATGACAGCTTTGAATGCAAGGAAGGGGGGCCCACTTTCCCATCTGTAGGTGATCAGTTTTCTAAGATAACGTCCACACTGTCAGCCCCGGCCTCCAGAAAGCCATCTTATGAGAAATCTCATTCACAGCACCAGCCCTTGGCTAGAAGGAGCACCGTACCCGCTGATCAAGATAATGTAAGCATTTCTGTTTCAGTCCCAGCCAGCCTGCGTGATACGGTCTACAGAAGAAGACTGGGTAACGACCATTATGACTCTGACTCCCAGTTGTATTCGGACTCTGGGTCAGTGTCCTTCGATTCGGGGAAAGCTCCTTTGGAGAGGAGAAAGCACAACACCTCACCCTTAACTCTGCTGACAAGTTCCCGGGAGTCATTGGACAGCATCCCCAGCACTTCTCCTGGGGCTGTGCGACGCAGGGCACCCGGGCTTTTGGAAAGAAGAGGCTCAGGAACAATTCTGTTGGACCACATTTCCCATACCCGACCGGGCTGCCTACCCCCTTTAAATGtcaacccccaaccccccatTCCAGACATTGGCACATGTAGCAAACCTTCATCCCCGCTTACTACCTGCATCCGGTCCATAGTACCAGTAGCACCCAGTTCACCTATGAGATCGGACCTCAAGTCCAAAAAGAAACTTGTGAGAAGACATTCTATGCAAGTGGAACAAATGAAGCAGCTTACGGATTTGAACACTGAGTGA
- the LOC121294763 gene encoding transmembrane emp24 domain-containing protein 3-like has product MTVTIPLFRCFLLFFHVVVVFHLVSATELTFELADDDKQCFFEEIEKGEKFSLDYQVITGGNYDVDCSIVDPGAKVLYEESKKQYDHFSHTAEETGVYKVCFSNEFSTFSHKTVYFDLQTGEEPALIPEMHNRVSALTQMESSSVLIHEILKTISESQTHYRLREAIDRIRADEIHEHVMYWSVGETLILFVVSISQVVMLKSFFTDKKPLPGLSS; this is encoded by the exons ATGACAGTCACGATTCCTTTGTTCCGTTGCTTCCTCTTATTCTTTCATGTTGTTGTAGTTTTTCATTTGGTTTCCGCGACTGAGCTGACGTTTGAGTTGGCTGATGACGACAAACAATGCTTCTTTGAAGAAATTGAAAAAGGAGAAAAGTTTTCACTAGATTATCAA GTAATTACAGGTGGTAACTATGACGTAGACTGTTCCATCGTGGATCCAGGAGCGAAGGTCCTGTACGAAGAGAGTAAGAAGCAGTACGACCACTTCAGCCACACGGCTGAGGAGACCGGTGTGTACAAGGTCTGCTTCAGCAATGAGTTCTCCACCTTCTCGCACAAGACAGTGTACTTCGACCTGCAAACCGGGGAGGAGCCTGCCCTTATCCCAGAAATGCATAACAGGGTCTCCGCTCTCACCCAG ATGGAATCCTCCAGCGTCTTAATCCACGAGATCCTGAAGACCATCTCCGAGTCCCAGACTCACTACCGCCTGAGGGAAGCCATTGACCGCATCAGGGCGGACGAGATCCACGAGCACGTCATGTACTGGTCAGTCGGGGAGACGCTCATCCTCTTTGTGGTCAGCATCAGCCAGGTGGTGATGCTCAAAAGCTTCTTCACTGACAAGAAGCCCCTCCCAGGACTCAGCTCCTAG
- the LOC121294761 gene encoding isocitrate dehydrogenase [NADP], mitochondrial yields MAGYLKVLNSIKSAAVLSAKNPAVLAPAARQRSQQQRNYADKRIKVSNPVVEMDGDEMTRIIWEFIKEKLILSNVAVDLKYYDLGLPYRDQTNDQVTIDSALATQKYHVAVKCATITPDEARVEEFKLKKMWKSPNGTIRNILGGTVFREPIICKNIPRLVPGWTKAITIGRHAFGDQYKATDFVVDKPGKFNMVFTPNDGSKAQEWEVFDFPGGGCGMGMYNTDESITGFAHSCFQYAIQKKWPLYMSTKNTILKAYDGRFKDIFQDIFEKHYKPQFDELKIWYEHRLIDDMVAQVLKSSGAFVWACKNYDGDVQSDILAQGFGSLGLMTSVLVCPDGKTIEAEAAHGTVTRHFREHQKGNPTSTNPIASIFAWTRGLEHRGKLDGNSDLIRFSQLLEKVCVETVESGVMTKDLAGCIHGLSKCKLNEHYVNTTDFLDAIKNNLDKTLGKQ; encoded by the exons ATGGCAGGGTACTTGAAGGTCCTCAACTCAATCAAATCGGCTGCCGTGCTTTCTGCTAAAAACCCGGCTGTGCTTGCACCTGCCGCTCGCCAGCGATCACAACAGCAGCGGAACT ATGCTGACAAGCGCATCAAAGTCTCCAACCCTGTGGTGGAGATGGACGGTGATGAGATGACCCGCATCATCTGGGAATTCATCAAAGAGAAG CTGATTCTCTCCAACGTGGCTGTGGACCTGAAGTATTACGATCTGGGGCTTCCGTACCGGGACCAGACTAACGATCAAGTCACCATCGACTCTGCACTGGCCACCCAGAAGTACCATGTTGCTGTTAAATGTGCCACCATCACTCCTGATGAGGCCAGGGTGGAAG AGTTCAAACTGaagaaaatgtggaaaagcccGAATGGAACAATTAGGAACATCCTGGGTGGGACAGTCTTCCGCGAGCCAATCATTTGCAAGAACATTCCCCGCCTCGTTCCTGGCTGGACAAAAGCCATCACCATCGGCAGACACGCCTTCGGAGATCAG TACAAAGCGACAGACTTCGTGGTGGACAAGCCTGGCAAATTCAACATGGTGTTCACCCCCAATGACGGGAGCAAGGCTCAGGAGTGGGAGGTGTTTGACTTCCCTGGCGGTGGCTGTGGGATGGGCATGTACAACACAGACGAG TCCATCACTGGCTTTGCTCACAGCTGCTTCCAGTATGCCATTCAGAAGAAGTGGCCCCTCTACATGAGCACCAAGAACACAATCCTGAAAGCCTACGACGGGCGCTTCAAGGACATCTTCCAAGACATCTTCGAAAA GCACTACAAGCCCCAGTTTGACGAGCTGAAGATATGGTACGAGCACCGTCTCATTGATGACATGGTGGCTCAGGTGCTCAAGTCCTCTGGTGCCTTCGTCTGGGCCTGTAAGAACTATGATGGGGACGTGCAGTCAGACATCCTGGCTCAAG GGTTCGGCTCCCTGGGTCTCATGACCTCTGTCCTAGTCTGTCCTGATGGCAAGACCATCGAAGCTGAGGCAGCCCACGGAACGGTGACCCGCCACTTCAGAGAGCACcagaag GGCAATCCAACTAGCACCAATCCCATTGCCAGTATTTTTGCCTGGACCAGGGGCTTGGAACACCGTGGCAAACTAGATGGCAACTCAGATCTGATCAG GTTTTCCCAGCTCCTGGAGAAAGTGTGTGTCGAAACTGTTGAGAGTGGAGTAATGACCAAGGACCTTGCAGGCTGTATCCATGGCCTTAGCAA ATGCAAATTGAATGAGCACTATGTGAACACTACCGACTTCCTAGATGCTATTAAGAACAACCTTGACAAAACTCTGGGCAAGCAGTGA
- the LOC121294760 gene encoding zinc finger protein 710-like has translation MEQLINSGTQTDPVVVLSLAQAAVLGLISQNEVFGATIAPNGFYTGEPKESPPPQQEQLEYGFTDQLIGANGDYLPETEDGEPPDAEERRKPGPKGKRKREESSGSEGLDSEEAKQVKGEGRSKIDCSQKPASPCTGDGMKMINPCCFKSNLPHLVTPVTRHKHKQNGNCCPSCKEEGKTRRDEEEEEEEEEEEEEEEKNNKNKDLSEPSEESQDSPVLSQYFEPSEVGYESGEVAGPEGEFDENSQNMSWQEQTDSEGNAQHSRRVQIDRLDINVQIDESYCVDMGEGLKRWKCRMCDKSYTSKYNLVTHILGHSGIKPHECPHCGKLFKQPSHLQTHLLTHQGTRPHKCGVCKKAFTQTSHLKRHMLQHTDVKPYSCCFCGRGFAYPSELKAHETKHENGRCHVCVECGLDFPALSQLKRHLATHQGPTSYECSECSKSFHYRSQLQNHLMKHQNIRPFVCSECGLEFSQIHHLKQHALTHKGVKEFKCDVCSREFTLSANLKRHMLIHASVRPYQCHICFKTFVQKQTLKTHMIVHLPVKPFKCKVCGKSFNRMYNLLGHMHLHAGSKPFKCPYCSSKFNLKGNLSRHMKVKHGIVDISLDGPDLDMNSSENPDMEGQEDYEEDNSYDYTESETPDNTQDISKLSEEAMKDMGYYDFEKETDRYPMA, from the exons ATGGAACAGTTGATCAATAGTGGAACTCAGACGGACCCCGTGGTCGTGCTTTCCCTGGCGCAGGCAGCTGTTTTAGGCTTGATTTCTCAGAACGAAGTGTTTGGAGCCACCATAGCGCCCAATGGCTTCTACACCGGAGAACCCAAAGAGTCCCCTCCTCCACAGCAGGAGCAACTAGAATACGGTTTTACCGACCAGCTCATCGGGGCCAATGGAGACTACCTTCCAGAGACAGAGGACGGGGAGCCCCCGGATGCAGAGGAGAGGAGGAAACCCGGCCCGAAAGGGAAAAGAAAACGGGAGGAGTCCTCGGGGTCTGAAGGTCTGGACTCAGAGGAGGCGAAGCAGGTCAAAGGAGAGGGCCGCTCTAAAATAGACTGCAGCCAGAAACCAGCAAGCCCTTGCACTGGGGACGGGATGAAAATGATCAACCCGTGCTGCTTCAAAAGCAATCTTCCACACCTAGTCACTCCTGTAACACGTCACAAGCACAAGCAGAACGGGAACTGCTGTCCCAGCTGCAAGGAGGAGGGTAAAACCAGAcgtgatgaagaggaggaggaggaggaggaggaggaggaggaggaggaggagaagaataataagaataaagacCTCTCTGAACCCAGCGAAGAGAGCCAGGACAGCCCTGTTTTGAGCCAGTACTTCGAGCCCAGTGAAGTGGGGTACGAGTCTGGGGAGGTGGCCGGGCCAGAGGGTGAGTTTGATGAGAACAGCCAGAACATGAGCTGGCAGGAACAGACGGACAGTGAGGGAAACGCACAGCACAGCCGGCGGGTGCAGATCGACCGGCTGGACATCAACGTGCAGATTGACGAGTCCTACTGCGTCGACATGGGTGAAGGGCTGAAGCGCTGGAAGTGCCGCATGTGTGACAAGTCTTACACCTCCAAGTATAACCTGGTCACGCACATCCTGGGCCACAGCGGCATCAAGCCCCACGAGTGTCCACACTGTGGCAAGCTCTTCAAGCAGCCCAGCCACCTGCAGACACATCTCCTCACCCACCAGGGCACGCGGCCGCACAAGTGCGGCGTCTGCAAAAAGGCCTTCACTCAGACCAGCCACCTCAAGAGACACATGCTGCAGCACACGGACGTCAAGCCCTACAGCTGCTGCTTCTGCGGGCGCGGCTTCGCCTACCCCAGCGAGCTGAAAGCTCACGAGACGAAACACGAGAACGGGCGCTGCCACGTGTGCGTGGAATGTGGGCTGGACTTCCCCGCACTGAGCCAGCTCAAGAGGCACCTGGCCACGCACCAGGGCCCCACCTCCTACGAGTGCTCAGAGTGCAGCAAGTCCTTCCACTACCGCAGCCAGCTGCAGAACCACCTGATGAAGCACCAGAACATCCGGCCGTTCGTCTGCAGCGAGTGCGGCTTGGAGTTCTCCCAGATCCACCACCTGAAACAGCACGCGCTCACACACAAG GGTGTAAAAGAATTCAAATGTGACGTGTGCTCACGAGAGTTCACGCTGTCGGCGAACCTGAAGAGGCACATGCTGATTCACGCCAGCGTGCGCCCCTACCAGTGCCACATCTGCTTTAAAACCTTTGTTCAGAAACAGACGCTCAAGACACACATGATTGTCCACTTACCTGTCAAACCTTTCAAATGCAAG gtCTGTGGAAAATCCTTCAACCGAATGTACAACCTCCTGGGCCACATGCACCTCCATGCAGGCAGCAAGCCTTTCAAGTGCCCGTACTGCTCCAGCAAATTCAACCTGAAAGGCAACCTGAGCCGACACATGAAGGTCAAGCATGGCATCGTGGACATATCTCTGGACGGGCCAG ATCTGGACATGAACAGCTCTGAAAACCCTGACATGGAGGGTCAGGAAGACTATGAGGAAGATAATTCCTATGATTACACTGAATCAGAAACCCCTGACAACACACAAGACATTTCCAAACTGTCTGAGGAGGCCATGAAAGACATGGGGTACTATGACTTTGAGAAGGAGACAGACAGATACCCAATGGCTTGA